One genomic window of Macrobrachium rosenbergii isolate ZJJX-2024 chromosome 51, ASM4041242v1, whole genome shotgun sequence includes the following:
- the LOC136833531 gene encoding uncharacterized protein, with protein MAVMTSCCFCFSTRTGTIALGLLSLMTSFCTCVGLCFALINVDILAHDLKQAHDDYEISLNRNMTEPRYKIIDDLIGVKTIYEHLKAIIIALIVFYAFYTFASLFMTYGSCTGLRKLLLPWIVLEFVFFAVQVAIIIILFVYGKNDPTLSKGGAYIIAGILNIIGFVIHVYWWMCPVAHYQTLSEETMIEALVPPNHPMYPEAFMKY; from the exons ATGGCTGTTATGACATCATGCTGTTTCTGCTTCTCAACGCGCACGGGCACCATTGCTCTGGGGCTCTTGTCTCTG ATGACATCCTTTTGTACGTGCGTCGGTCTTTGCTTCGCTCTCATCAATGTTGACATCCTCGCTCACGACCTGAAACAGGCCCACGACGACTACGAAATCTCCCTCAACAGGAATATGACAGAGCCCAGATACAAGATCATCGACGACCTTATAGGAGTCAAGACCATATACGAAC ATTTAAAAGCAATCATCATCGCACTTATCGTCTTTTATGCCTTCTACACCTTCGCTTCTCTCTTCATGACCTACGGCTCATGCACG GGCCTGAGGAAGTTACTCCTCCCTTGGATCGTCTTAGAATTCGTGTTCTTCGCCGTGCAAGTTgcaatcatcatcatcctctttgTGTACGGAAAGAACGACCCCACTCTCTCCAAGGGGGGTGCTTACATCATAGCCGGTATCCTCAACATCATAGGTTTCG TGATCCACGTGTACTGGTGGATGTGCCCCGTCGCCCACTACCAAACCCTGAGCGAGGAGACCATGATCGAGGCCCTGGTGCCCCCGAACCACCCCATGTACCCCGAGGCCTTCATGAAGTACTGA